A section of the Lusitaniella coriacea LEGE 07157 genome encodes:
- a CDS encoding metallophosphoesterase family protein — MLGSWRAIGLVFLSFLVVLLLRPQQFMMSVPNSNLRLLSDPFLQLPQETSVRVVWFTEFAGTEHFVRYGERLEERAIARSTQLTRIREDQNSKIERIPKTPIQRDIWRHEAIVEGLSRRVPYQAISVGEKGEEITSDRFTLAPLPQLGTPLKILLTSDHQLMPMTPTNLQKVVETVGRVDAVFLAGDLVNIPDRASEWFDDNRGGAFFPSLQGRATYKLNQTVYRGGELIQHAPLYTAIGNHEVMGKYSQEKELNAQFDRPLPRTVAQRLYQEAAQQINPQNDTKIKAEWIKNHSFNTDTYEELFTLPESPSGGEKYYAVTFGDIRLVVLFATNIWRSPTLDTTKMSRYREPDRLLDRPEEWGYGQHIFEPIAQGSPQYQWLETELNSPEFQQAKYKMVMFHHPPHSLGDNIVPAYTNPVPVIQSIEGKVQSVRYEYPLNKDYLIRDIEPLFDKAGVQLVYFGHSHLWNRFTNEQGVHFLESSNVGNTYGAYWGNKQRFVPEGYREIYAATGDPNGLEPVVPTLDPLKDENAESLPYIASNEISVFSILETETGTVSSYRFDTQNPQSPVVKFDAFELK; from the coding sequence ATGCTCGGATCTTGGCGCGCGATCGGTTTGGTATTTTTGTCTTTTCTTGTGGTTTTGCTCCTTCGACCGCAGCAATTTATGATGAGTGTTCCTAATTCCAATTTACGCCTGTTGAGCGATCCATTTCTCCAATTGCCCCAGGAAACTTCCGTGCGAGTGGTGTGGTTTACGGAGTTTGCGGGAACCGAGCATTTCGTAAGGTATGGGGAGCGTTTGGAGGAGCGCGCGATCGCGCGCTCAACCCAGTTAACCCGCATTCGGGAAGACCAGAACTCCAAAATCGAACGAATTCCCAAAACCCCAATTCAACGGGATATCTGGCGACACGAAGCGATTGTTGAGGGGTTATCTCGACGAGTGCCGTATCAAGCAATTAGCGTGGGGGAAAAAGGGGAAGAAATTACTAGCGATCGATTCACCCTTGCGCCGCTTCCCCAACTCGGAACACCTTTAAAAATCTTACTAACCTCCGACCATCAATTAATGCCCATGACCCCCACCAATCTCCAGAAAGTGGTAGAAACGGTGGGACGAGTGGATGCAGTATTTTTGGCAGGAGATTTGGTCAATATACCCGATCGCGCGTCGGAATGGTTCGATGACAATCGCGGTGGCGCATTTTTCCCCAGCCTACAAGGTCGTGCGACCTACAAACTGAATCAAACAGTTTATCGCGGTGGAGAATTGATTCAACACGCTCCCCTTTATACCGCGATCGGCAACCACGAAGTCATGGGGAAATATTCCCAAGAGAAGGAATTGAACGCCCAATTCGATCGTCCCCTACCCCGAACAGTTGCGCAACGCCTTTATCAAGAAGCCGCACAACAAATCAACCCCCAAAACGACACCAAAATCAAAGCAGAATGGATTAAAAATCACTCCTTTAACACCGACACCTACGAAGAACTTTTCACCTTACCCGAAAGTCCCTCTGGCGGCGAAAAATACTACGCCGTCACGTTTGGGGATATTCGTCTCGTGGTTTTATTTGCCACCAACATCTGGCGATCTCCTACCCTAGATACCACAAAAATGAGTCGCTATCGAGAACCAGATCGCTTGCTAGATCGTCCTGAAGAGTGGGGATACGGGCAGCATATCTTTGAACCTATCGCCCAAGGAAGTCCTCAGTATCAATGGTTGGAAACCGAACTCAACAGCCCTGAATTTCAGCAGGCGAAATACAAAATGGTGATGTTTCACCATCCACCTCACAGTTTGGGAGACAATATCGTTCCGGCATATACCAATCCGGTTCCCGTCATCCAATCCATAGAAGGGAAAGTGCAATCGGTACGCTACGAATACCCTTTAAACAAGGATTATTTGATTCGAGATATCGAACCCTTGTTCGACAAGGCAGGGGTGCAATTGGTTTATTTCGGTCATTCTCACCTCTGGAATCGCTTCACCAACGAGCAAGGCGTTCATTTCCTGGAATCATCGAATGTGGGCAATACCTACGGAGCATATTGGGGGAATAAACAACGTTTTGTGCCGGAGGGGTATCGAGAAATTTACGCCGCGACAGGCGATCCCAATGGCTTAGAACCCGTCGTCCCGACCCTTGACCCCTTAAAAGACGAAAATGCGGAATCGTTGCCTTATATCGCCAGTAACGAAATTTCCGTTTTTAGCATCTTGGAAACGGAGACGGGAACTGTCAGCAGCTACCGCTTCGATACCCAAAACCCCCAATCCCCGGTGGTTAAATTTGATGCGTTTGAGCTGAAATAA
- a CDS encoding Uma2 family endonuclease — protein MVAQLPSPKTQLAVTWDALPPHYVLPDDPVENIQQPWLAAALTDALGAANRTQPQMLMGSNFGFVATVNKKLVIKAPDWFYVPQVKPIAEGAIRRSYTPNLEGEPIAVVMEFLSETEGGELSIRATPPYGKLYYYEQILKVPTYVTYDPYELSLEVRSLQENRYQLQAPDSNGRYWIEELELFLGIWHGERLAQTINWLRWWDGDGNLLLWSSEQTKQERQRAEQERQRAEQAQQRAEQEKNRADLLAAKLRELGIDPQQL, from the coding sequence ATGGTTGCTCAACTTCCATCTCCCAAAACCCAACTCGCGGTCACCTGGGACGCACTTCCCCCCCATTACGTCTTACCCGATGACCCCGTGGAAAATATTCAACAACCTTGGCTGGCTGCTGCTCTCACCGATGCTCTAGGAGCGGCGAATCGTACCCAACCCCAAATGTTGATGGGGTCTAATTTTGGATTTGTTGCTACGGTGAACAAAAAACTGGTCATCAAAGCGCCAGATTGGTTTTATGTTCCCCAGGTTAAACCCATTGCTGAGGGCGCAATTCGCCGCAGCTACACCCCCAATCTCGAAGGCGAACCTATCGCAGTGGTGATGGAATTTCTCTCGGAAACCGAAGGAGGCGAACTCTCCATCCGCGCAACCCCACCCTACGGAAAACTCTACTACTACGAACAAATCCTCAAAGTCCCCACCTACGTCACCTACGATCCTTACGAGTTGAGTTTAGAGGTTCGTTCCTTACAAGAGAATCGCTATCAGCTTCAAGCACCCGATTCCAACGGACGATATTGGATTGAGGAACTGGAACTGTTCTTGGGAATTTGGCATGGAGAACGTTTAGCACAAACAATTAATTGGTTGCGTTGGTGGGATGGGGATGGGAATTTATTGTTGTGGAGCAGCGAGCAAACAAAACAGGAACGTCAGCGTGCAGAACAGGAGCGCCAACGCGCCGAGCAGGCACAACAACGCGCCGAGCAGGAGAAAAATAGAGCCGATCTCCTAGCTGCAAAGCTACGTGAGCTGGGAATCGACCCTCAGCAACTATAG